In Eleginops maclovinus isolate JMC-PN-2008 ecotype Puerto Natales chromosome 10, JC_Emac_rtc_rv5, whole genome shotgun sequence, the following proteins share a genomic window:
- the LOC134871411 gene encoding carbohydrate sulfotransferase 15-like gives MTQMDYKYSLLGSAVDDYRKRPLLLQVDDTPMNLFAVLEVKRELPRRWSTLSCFRKIRLYSFLFGLAVMFLIMASYILTGDKKGLLLTPSPYHFSSLVSPGPFAFNLSSVKDYAHIKLVVKSITSKVEFHSSRQPPEFKALVNSEPHMFSVIPRKFLPGVKNPCWYEEYTGNTTSDPYRTNLYARYSRRFRTVFQHLRNTFREHLFHHDGKPYRMRCLPYFYIIGQPKCGTTDLYDRLRLHPDVKFTTFKEPHWWTRKRFGIIRLSEGFHDRYPVEDYLDLFDQAAYQIQGNLTANATGSPSQPNIIIGEASASTMWDNNAWMYFYDNTTEGEPPFLIQDFVHALQPDARFIIMLRDPVERLYSDYLYFGIANKSAEDFHEKVSESLQLFEGCLTEYTMRSCVYNTTVNNAMPVRLQVGLYIVYLMDWLTVFSREQILVLRLEDHASNRKYTMHKVFDFLKLGPLTKEIESEITRSPASNTRRLADKNLGPMLPITKEILRDFYTPFNEKLAKVLRNDSFFWENNSKL, from the exons ATGACGCAGATGGACTACAAATACAGCCTGCTGGGCTCCGCAGTGGACGACTACCGCAAGAGGCCGTTGCTCCTGCAGGTGGACGACACGCCCATGAACCTGTTTGCGGTCCTAGAGGTGAAACGGGAGCTGCCGAGGCGCTGGAGCACCTTGAGCTGCTTCCGTAAGATCCGGCTTTACAGTTTCCTGTTCGGACTGGCCGTCATGTTCCTCATCATGGCTTCGTACATCCTGACGGGGGACAAGAAGGGTCTCCTCCTCACCCCTTCCCCCTACCACTTCAGCAGCCTGGTCAGCCCGGGGCCTTTTGCCTTCAACCTCTCCTCAGTCAAGGACTACGCACATATCAAGCTGGTGGTGAAGTCCATCACGTCCAAGGTGGAGTTTCACAGCAGTCGGCAGCCCCCAGAGTTTAAAGCACTGGTAAACAGTGAGCCACAT ATGTTCTCTGTTATCCCTCGCAAATTCCTGCCTGGTGTCAAGAACCCTTGCTGGTATGAGGAATACACTGGGAATACCACCTCGGACCCATACAGGACAAACCTATATGCACGCTATTCGAGGCGCTTCCGTACTGTTTTTCAGCACTTGAGGAACACTTTCCGAGAACACTTGTTTCACCATGATGGGAAACCCTACCGCATGCGGTGCCTTCCTTATTTCTATATCATCGGCCAACCAAAGTGTGGCACAACGGACCTGTACGACAGACTGAGGCTGCACCCCGACGTGAAGTTCACCACCTTCAAGGAGCCGCACTGGTGGACCCGCAAGAGGTTTG GTATCATCCGTCTGAGCGAGGGCTTTCATGACCGTTATCCAGTGGAGGACTACCTGGACTTGTTCGATCAGGCTGCATACCAAATCCAGGGAAACCTCACAGCAAATGCCACTGGAAGCCCCAGCCAACCTAACATCATCATAG GAGAAGCCAGCGCGTCCACCATGTGGGATAACAACGCCTGGATGTATTTCTATGACAACACCACAGAGGGGGAGCCTCCCTTCCTTATCCAGGACTTCGTCCACGCCCTGCAGCCCGATGCCCGCTTCATCATCATGCTCAGGGACCCGGTGGAAAG GCTGTACTCTGACTACCTTTACTTCGGAATTGCCAACAAGTCTGCAGAGGATTTCCACGAGAAGGTGTCGGAGTCGCTGCAGTTATTTGAGGGGTGCCTTACGGAGTACACAATGCGCTCCTGTGTCTACAACACTACTGTCAACAACGCCATGCCA GTCCGATTGCAGGTCGGCCTGTACATTGTGTACCTGATGGACTGGCTGACCGTCTTCAGCAGGGAACAGATCCTGGTTCTAAGGTTGGAAGACCATGCCTCCAACAGGAAATACACGATGCACAAAGTCTTTGACTTCTTAAAGCTGG ggCCGCTGACAAAAGAAATAGAGTCAGAGATCACAAGAAGTCCGGCATCGAACACCAGGAGGCTGGCTGACAAAAACCTGGGACCCATGCTGCCCATCACTAAAGAGATCCTGCGGGATTTCTACACGCCGTTCAACGAGAAGTTGGCCAAAGTGCTGCGCAATGACTCCTTCTTCTGGGAGAACAACTCCAAACTCTGA